The following coding sequences are from one Paenibacillus sp. JDR-2 window:
- a CDS encoding primary-amine oxidase: MTQLTLSLANHPLEPLSREEMSASVHILKEQRQLTESDRFVHVALKEPKKEIVMGYDVSKPFEREAFIIILNKKENATYEAVVSLTGQKVVSWVHVPGVQPTIMLDEQAECEIAVRKSPLFIEALERLDIHTPELVMVDLWSPGNWGTEEDATLRLARPLCFLRSDEKDNGYARPLPIVPIIDLNTMEVLRIEEYEYTKIPDKEFNYTPDRVGPLRSGIKPVEITQPEGPSFTINGHEIEWQNWKFRIGFNAREGLTMHTLSYHDQGRDRPVLYRGSLSEMVVPYGDPGPIQNRKNAFDSGEYGIGQLANSLELGCDCVGYIKYFDGVMTDSKGDLFVIKNAICMHEEDFGILWKHTNWRTNDVEVRRSRRLVISSISTVANYEYGFFWYLYQDGNIQFEVKLTGILSTAGLHPGETPKYGNMVGPDLYAPNHQHFFNVRLDMQIDGNENSVYEVNVVSEEPGENNPRENAFYAKSTLLETELQAKRDIKLETARYWKFVNDNVKNELGQSVGFKIVTGENCFPFALDNSSLIKRAGFIKHHLWVTPYDEDEMYASGKYPNQHLGGDGLSAWAEKDRDIKNTDVVVWYTMGHTHVPRPEDWPVMPAAYIGFMLKPVSFFNQSPAINLPPQAKKKYCSSTVKVDGCQS; this comes from the coding sequence ATGACACAACTTACTTTATCGTTAGCGAATCACCCGCTGGAGCCGCTTAGCCGGGAAGAAATGAGTGCCTCTGTCCACATTCTGAAAGAGCAGCGTCAATTAACCGAATCCGACCGGTTTGTACATGTTGCGTTGAAAGAGCCCAAGAAGGAGATTGTCATGGGATATGACGTCTCCAAACCGTTTGAGAGAGAAGCTTTCATCATTATTCTAAACAAAAAAGAGAATGCGACTTATGAAGCGGTGGTATCTCTTACCGGACAAAAGGTTGTCTCCTGGGTGCACGTTCCTGGCGTTCAGCCAACGATCATGCTGGATGAGCAGGCGGAATGCGAGATTGCCGTCCGCAAGAGTCCGTTGTTTATTGAAGCGTTGGAGCGGCTCGACATCCACACGCCGGAGCTTGTTATGGTAGATTTGTGGTCACCGGGCAATTGGGGAACGGAGGAGGATGCGACCCTCCGGCTAGCTAGACCTTTATGCTTCCTCCGCAGCGATGAGAAGGATAACGGTTATGCTCGTCCATTGCCAATTGTTCCAATCATAGATTTGAATACGATGGAAGTCCTTCGGATTGAAGAATATGAATATACGAAAATACCCGACAAGGAGTTCAACTATACGCCTGACCGGGTAGGGCCGCTGCGCAGCGGGATCAAGCCGGTTGAAATTACGCAGCCGGAAGGTCCAAGCTTTACGATTAACGGGCATGAGATAGAGTGGCAGAATTGGAAGTTCCGAATCGGCTTTAACGCCCGCGAAGGTCTAACGATGCATACCTTGTCCTATCATGATCAAGGACGCGACCGTCCGGTGCTGTACCGCGGCTCCTTGTCGGAGATGGTTGTGCCATATGGCGATCCGGGTCCAATCCAGAACCGGAAAAATGCGTTCGACAGCGGGGAATACGGAATTGGCCAGCTGGCGAACAGTCTGGAGCTTGGATGTGACTGCGTAGGATATATTAAATATTTCGACGGGGTCATGACGGACAGCAAAGGGGATTTATTCGTCATCAAAAACGCAATCTGCATGCACGAGGAAGACTTTGGAATTCTATGGAAGCATACGAATTGGCGGACAAACGATGTAGAGGTTAGACGTTCCCGACGGTTAGTCATCTCCTCTATTTCAACGGTAGCCAACTATGAATACGGATTTTTCTGGTATCTCTATCAGGACGGCAATATTCAATTTGAGGTGAAGTTGACGGGGATCCTGTCCACGGCTGGACTTCATCCGGGAGAAACGCCGAAGTACGGCAATATGGTAGGGCCTGATCTCTATGCGCCAAATCATCAGCATTTCTTCAACGTCCGGCTTGATATGCAGATCGACGGCAACGAGAACTCGGTCTATGAAGTGAACGTCGTATCTGAAGAGCCTGGCGAGAACAACCCGAGAGAGAACGCTTTTTATGCCAAATCAACTTTGCTGGAGACGGAGCTTCAGGCTAAGCGGGACATTAAGCTGGAGACGGCGAGGTATTGGAAGTTTGTTAATGATAACGTTAAAAATGAGCTTGGCCAATCCGTCGGCTTCAAAATTGTGACGGGGGAGAACTGCTTCCCGTTTGCTTTGGACAATTCCAGTCTCATTAAACGTGCCGGATTTATTAAGCATCATCTGTGGGTTACCCCTTACGATGAGGATGAAATGTATGCTTCCGGTAAATACCCGAACCAGCATTTGGGCGGGGACGGTTTGTCCGCTTGGGCGGAGAAGGACCGGGATATTAAAAATACCGACGTTGTCGTATGGTACACGATGGGGCACACCCATGTACCTCGTCCTGAGGATTGGCCGGTAATGCCTGCCGCGTATATCGGCTTTATGCTGAAGCCGGTCAGCTTCTTTAATCAAAGCCCTGCCATTAATCTGCCTCCGCAGGCGAAGAAGAAATATTGCAGCAGCACAGTGAAAGTGGACGGCTGCCAGAGCTGA